Within Streptomyces sp. NBC_00704, the genomic segment ATGTGCTGTCCCCATCCCCCCTGCTCACGCGGGTGTCCCCGCCGTGAGCCGGTACTGACCGACCCGCGATCGCGGAGCGGTACCCCTCCTCCAGGCGCTCCAGCCCGACGGCCGGACTGAAGCCCTGCTCGTACCGGCGCCGGGCCGCCCGTCCCATCTCCCGGTCGAGCGCCGGGTCGGCGGTGATCCGGCGCAGCGCGGCCGCCAGCGAGGCGGTGTCGCCCGGCCGGTGCAGCAGCCCGGTCACCCCGTCCTCGACGAGTTCGGTGAACGCGCCGTGACCGGCGGCGACGACCGGGACCCCGGCCGCCATCGCCTCCACGACCACCAGGCCGAACGCCTCCAGCCACGTCGAGGGCGCCACCACGGCCGTCGCCCGCGCGATCGCCTCGCGGCACCGCGCCGTGTCGTACAGGCCGACGTAGCGCACGTCGTCGCGGCCCGCCGCCCACGCGGTCACCTCCGGCTCCAGCGGCCCGGTGCCGGCGATCACCAGCGGCACGCCCGGCCCGCCGCCCGCGGCGAGTTCGTCCCACGCGGCCATCAGCAGCCGTACGCCCTTGGCCTCCGCGAGCCGGCCCAGGAAGAGCACGTGCTCGCCGGGGCCCGTGCGCCGCACGCCCGGCTCGGGCACGAAGTTGTGCTTGACCGCCAGCCGTCCGGCCGGCATCCCGGCCCCGGCCAGGACGTCGCGCTGCGCCGCGGAGATGCAGAAGAACCGCTCCACGCCCGACCACCACCGCCGCCGGTTGACGGCCAGACCGATCGCGAGCGGCACGGTCGCCAGCCGGGAGCCCCGGTAGCAGCCGTGCCGCACGGCGGGCAGCGGCGAGGACCCCACGCACTCCGCGCACGGCCGGCCGTCCCGCTGGAGGGTGCCGGGCGGACAGACCTGCGTGTAGTTGTGCAGGGTGGCCACGACGGGCACGCCGGCGTCCGCGCACGCCGCCAGCACCGCCGGCGACAGCAGCGGGAAGACGTTGTGGACGTGCACCACGTCCGGCCGCCCGGCGCGCAGCCTCGCGGCCAGCTCCGAGCGGACCGCCGGGTTCCACGGCACCAGCAGCGGCACCGCGACCTTGCCCGGCAGCGACCGGGCGGCGATGTCGTCGCTGCGCCGCTCGAACACGTCGACCCGGTGGCCGGCCGCGCGCAGCAGCGCGACCTCCTGGTCGACGACCTTGTTCTCGCCGCTCGGCTGGGCCGAGCCGTAGCGGTTGTGCACCACCAGCACGTGAAGGGCGTCCACGCTCAGGTCACCTCCGTTGTCCGGGCCCATCGCGGGACGTGTCGTCGAGGGGTTTCGGGCACCGCCACAGCGGCCTCGGCCTCGGCGGGGACCGCCAGCAGCGAGGCGGCCACGGCCAGGTGCAGCAGATACGGCGAGGCGTCGCCCAGCCCGGCCTCGGTGTACGACGCGATCGCGCAGTAGCTGATCAGGAAGATCGCGCAGGCCCTCGACAGCGACGGCGGCCGCAGCAGCGCGACGCCGCCCAGCACGACGACGATCGCCGCCACCAGGGCGATGCCGGTCACGCCCTGCTCGTTGTAGACGGCCAGCCAGCTGTTGTCGATGGGGAGCCCGCCGAACGACTTGTCGCCCAGACCGGTGCCGAACAGGTGCTGGGACGTCGTGCGGGGCGCCGCCAGGAGGGCGTGCCAGACCTTGGCCCGGCCGGTGAGGCTGGCGAAGTTCTCCTGGCTCTGCCCGCGCAGGAACCACGCCTGGAGCGCGGAGCTGAACCCCACCGCCGCCACCGCCGAGCACAGCACGCCCCAGGAGAAGACCCGGCGGGCGGCGGCGCTGGTCAGGACGAGGGAGGTGATCGCCAGCACCAGCGCGACGATCAGGCCGAGCGTGGCCGTGCGGGTGTGGGTCAGCGCGAGCAGGCCGAGAGAGGGCACGACGACCACGGCGGCGCTCCTGCCGTCGGTGCGGCGGCCCAGGAGCAGCAGCACGGTCAGCCCGGTGATGACGGCGGCGTACTGTCCGATCTGCGGCGGGGTGAGCGGCCACAGCGCGCCGACCAGCCGCCCGCCGTACAGGTCGGGCAGGGCGGCGCCCGGGGAGACGACCAGGCCGGCCGCGACCGACCCGAGCACCGCGAAGTACATCCGGATGTGGTGCCGCACGAACGTCGTGCCGCCGTCCCACCAGCGGCTGAGCAGCCACAGCGTGGCGACGAACAGGGCCAGCCGGCCGCAGCGGAACAGCGCGCCGAACCCGGCCCCCTGGTGCACGCTGGAGATCAGGCTTGGCACCAGCAGCAGGGTCAGCAGGAACACGTAGGAGCTGGCCCGCAGGCGCACCCGGGGGTTGGCCAGGAGCGCCAGCGCGAACGCGGCGGCCAGCGAGCCCATGGTGACCATCTGGATGAGCGAGCGCGGCAGCGGGACGATGGTCACGGCCCCGGCGGAGCCGAGGGTGTTGAGGACGAGCAGGCCCCAGACCGCCCCGACGATCTTCGGCGTGCGGTCCGTGCCGGTGTTCGCGGGCGTCATCTCAGCCACCGTCCTTCGCGCGCAGGGTGCTGCCCGCGTCCTGCCGGTAGGGGGCTTCGCGCCACTGCTCGAAGCCGACCGCGCGGCTCGCGTCGTGGACGACGAAGGTCCACGGGCCGACGTAGACGTTGTCGTGCCAGCTGTTGTGCTGGTCCTGGGTGATCGCCCGGGCGACCCGCTCGCCCTGGTACGGCGACCAGTCCGGATAGGTGCCGTAGTTGGACAGCACCCCCATCCGGGCGCACCTGCCCGCGCACGCGGGGACGGACCCGTCCAGCACGAAGCGGTTGCCGTGGACGTCCACCCGCTGGGTCTTCCACCGGCAGTCGGAGTACAGCGGCGGGCCGGCGATCGCGGGCTGCGCGCAGCGACGGATGTCCTTCACCAGCAGTGTGCAGTCGCCGGACGAGGTGTTGGCCGGGCTGTTGCAGAACCGGTCGGCGTTCTCCCACAGGGTGATCCCCGACCAGTTGTTCTCCAGGACGTTGCCGGAGACGTCGATGCGGTCCGTGCGGGCCCGCACGCGCGGCTCGCCGCCGGACTCGGAGAGGTAGACGGTCGCGAAGGGGAAGGTGTCGCCGGAGGCCGCGTAGGCGCGGCCCTCGACCCAGTTGTTGCGCCGGATCGTGTTCTTGCGAATGACCGCGTTGTAGCTGATCTCGTAGATCAGCGCGGCGCCGTCGTTGTCCTCGATCAGGTTGCCCTCGATGAGGAAGTCGTTGTTGTTGGTGTCCGCCCACAGCCCGGTCCCGCGGTTGCCGTGCACCCAGTTGCCGCGCACGTCCGCGCCGTCGACGGCCCAGAACTTGACGCCTCCGCTGCATCCGCAGTCCGGCCGCTGCCGCTCCCAGTCGTCCTTGTTGTTGCCGGTGATCTCGTTGCCCTCGACCACCAGGCCGCGGACGCCGCCCTCCTTGTACGCGTTCATCCCGTACTGGCCGTTGTCGCGCAGGCAGTTGGCGCGGACCCGCTGACGGGAGCCGGCCATCAGCCCGGCGCCGGAGTTGTCGCGGATCGTGGAGTGCTCGACGACCCATCCGTCGGCCGAGTCGTGGTTGACCACGCCCTCGTCGCGGGGCGCGACGAACCCGCGCACGGTCAGATAGCGGATGGCGACGCCGGGCGCGGAGCCGCCGAACGCGTAGTGGTTGCTGCGGCGGCCGTCGAGGACCGCGCCCGGCGCGCCGAGGTAGACGTCCCCTTCCTTGGGGATCACCTGGTCGTAGCGGTTCGACGGGAGGGTGTGCCGGCCCGGCCGGAGCCAGAAGGTGGTGTGCGGCGGGCTGCTCTCGCTCTTCGCGGCCAGGTCGCCGGGGACGGCGGGGTCGACCGTCACCGCGCCCGCCGGCGCCTTCGCGGGCCCGGCGGCGGGCTCGGCGCACAGGCGGGCCGCGGACGCCGGGGGAGCGGAGGGCGCGGCGGTCGGTCCGGGCGTCGCGTCCGTCGTGCCGCCGTCGTCACAGCCGGTCGCCGCCGCCAGCGCCAGTGCCAGCGCCGCCGCCGGCAGCGCCCGCCGCCGTGCGGCCCTCATGCGCCCTGTCCCCACGCGCCCTGTTCCCATGCGTCCTCCCTCCTCCCTAACCCTGGAACCCGAGCACGGTGGTGAAGCCCTCCGTGCCGTCGGTGAAGCCCGTGCCGACCAGCGTGGTGGCGGGCTCTCTGCGCCCGAACCCGGCGGAGTACCAGCCCAGCGGCGGTTCGCTCTCCCCGCGGTGCGCCGTCCAGGACAGCGCGCCGGGCAGGTCGAGCACCGCGGAGCGGTCCTCGCCGTCCCGCGTCCAGGTGAGCAGCGCGCGGTTCCCGGTCAGCTCGGCCGTGATCCGCGGGCCGAGGTGGAACGCCAGGCGCACGGCCCGGCGCGGGCCGCCGCGCACCTCGTCGACCACCCTCAGCTCCCGGCCCGCGGGCGCCAGTTCCACCCGCCGCCGGTGCACCGAGGGCCGGTAGCCGTCGTGTTCGGCGGCCCAGCGGACCGTCCCCCCGCCCGGCGCGCCGGACGTGTCCACGGCCAGGACCCGGCTGCGGGCCTGCCGCGTCCACAGGAACGGGCCGCCGGACACGGACTGGTCGGCGCCGTCCAGCTCCAGGGTGTTGTGGCCGAGCGTCGAGCGGAAGTAGCGCCGCCACCCGGGCTGGCCGTGGTAGCAGAACGTCCCCGGGTCGGCGAGCACGTCGACCCCGTCGTGGCGGACCTCCACGGACAGCGCGTCCGCGTGGGCGTGCGCGGCGATCGACAGGAACCCGTGCGGACCGCCGTCGCAGCGGCACCACATCCCGTCCGGACCGCGCAGGATCGTCAGGCCGGCGTCGGCGAAGTGCGCCGGGCGGCTCGCCGGACGCGGCACCGCCGACGCCGCCGCGCCCCTGGCGTACGGGCGGACGAGGGCGGCCAGCAGCGGGGTGCGCACATCGGCGCCGCTCACCGCGGGCCACCAGTCGAGCCGGCCGAACACGGCGTCCCCGGTGGCCAGCAGCGAGGCCCAGCGGTCGGTGCCGGGGCCGTCCACGACCAGACCGTGCCCGTCGTCCGCGTCCCCCTGGCGCGGCGGCCGCAGCCGGTCGTCCACGACGGCGGCGAGCGCGTCGGTCATCCGCAGCAGCACCAGCCGCACCGCCGAGGGCACCGCGACGCCCGCGGCGTCGGCCTCGGCCAGCGCGGCCAGGCCCAGCTCCAGCACCAGCCCGTGGTACTCGGTGGCCAGCTCGCGATTGAGGCCGGAGCCGAACGTGTTGGCGCGCAGGTGCCGTTCCAGCGAGCGCAGGGCGTCGGCCCGCCTGCGCGCCGAGGACGGGAACCACCCGAACGCGCAGGCCGCGGCGAACTGCCCGGCGGCCTCGGCGACGGCGTGGTTGTTCGCCGACGAACCCCGGCTGGGGAACGCGGCCAGCCAGCGCTGGTGGTGCCAGATCTGGTTCAGCGCCGCCGGGTTGTGCTCGAACAGGGCGGCCGCGCCCGGCCAGCCGTCGAGCAGCCGGCGGATCCACACCCAGGACAGCAGCCGGATGCCCAGCTCGATGCCGCTGGTCCAGTGCACCCCGCGCAGCGGCGTGTTGGCCGCCCACCAGGACCGCAGGTGCGCGGCCACCCGCTCCGCGTACCGCTCGTCGCCGGTGAGCGCGTAGGCGGCGGCGAGGACGGTGAGGTACTGGTGGCGCGACGGCTCCCAGATCTGCTTGACGTCGCCGACGGCGTCCTCGTCGCGGTACGGCACGTCGAAGGCGTAGCCCCAGGGGGCGCGGCGCCCGGTCTTCGGGTCGTGGCACCAGTCGGGGTCGGCCATGTCGTCGCGCCGCACCCCGAAGAACACGGCGTGCCCGGACATCAGCCGGTCCGCCTCCGCGACGAGGCGTTTCACGGCGTCCGGCTCCACCGCGTCGAGCGCGCCCGCGGGCAGCACCGCGGTGAACCGTGCGCCGCTCACGGCCGGCGCGTCCGGCGGCGCGGACCGCCGCCACCGCCGCCTGCGCACGGTGTCGCCCACCCGGCCGCCGATCTCGCGCGGACCCATCCGGGACAGCCGGCGCAGGTACCAGCCGGGGCTTCCCGAGGCGACCGTCATCGCGGCCGCGCCAGCGTCACGGGCGCGCCGGCGGCCAGCGCCGTCCGCACGGCGAGGGTGGCCGCCGTGGTGGCGACCAGCGACTCCAGCGGCACCGGCATCGGGCCACCGGTCCGCACCGCTCGCACGAACGCGGCGAGTTCGGCCGACTGACCCTTGTCGCGGGCCTTGGGCAGCCGCGAGCTGACCCACCGCTTGCGGCTGTGGACCGACGCGCGGACGAAATCGTCGAGCCGCAGCACCTTGCCGTCCGCGACGAGGTCCAGCGTCTCCTTGGGGAAGCCGGACGCGCCGGTGGTGACGTAGCTGATCGTGGCGGTCGAGCCGTCCGGGTAGCGCAGCACGACCTGGAGGTCCTCGTCGCCGGGCGTGGCGACCGCGTACACCGACACCGGATCGGCCCCCAGCAGCCAGCTCGCCGTGTCGACGAAGTGGCCGCCCTCGCCCGCGAACCGCGAGCCCTCGGTGCCCTGCCGCAGATACCAGCTGCCGTGGTCCAGGCGGCCCGCGTTGACCAGGTAGCGCAGGCTCGCCGGGCCGGTCCGCACGCCGAACCGCTTCCCGGCCTCCTGGAGGAGGGGCGCGAACCGGCGGTTGAAGCCCACCTGGATCCGGTCGTTGCCGGACTCCTCCACCGCCGCCAGCACACCGGCCAGTTCGTCCTCGTCGAGCGCGAGCGGCTTCTCCACGAACACCGTCTTGCCGGCCAGCAGCGCCCTGCGGGTCAGCTCGGCGTGCGAGCTGTGCCGGGTCACGACGAACACGGCGTCGACCGCGTCGTCGCCGAGCACGGCGTCCAGGTCGGTGGTCGCCCGCCCGAAGCCGAACTTGCGCTGCGCGTTGGCCGCGGACAGCGCCGTCGTGGTGACGACCGTGGACAGCTCCACGCCCTCGCGCTGCGCCAGGTGCGGCAGCAGCATCGACGACGCGTAGTTGCCCGCGCCGACGAACGCGAGCCGCACCGGCGACCTGACGGCGCGGGCCGCGGCGGGCCGCGCGCCGCCGGGGCGCACGACCGCGGGCACGGTCACCGCCGGGGCCCGCGCCCCGGCAGCCGCCCCCGGCCGCCCGGGGTACTCGAACAGCACGGCCACGGCCTTGAGTTCGCCGTCCTTCAGGCTCCGGTACGTCTCGACGGCGTCGTCGAAGCCGGCCACATGGGAGATCAGGGGCTCCACGTCGACGCGGCCGCGGGCGGCCAGGTCGAGGAAGCACGCCAGGTTGCGGCGCTCGGTCCAGCGCACATAGCCGATCGGGTAGTCCCGCCCCTCCAGCTCGTACGCCGGGTCGTAGCGCCCGGGGCCGTAGCTGCGGGAGAACCGTACGTCCAGCTCCTTCTCGTAGTACGCGTTCCACGGCAGGTCCAGCCGGCACTTGCCGATGTCGACGACCCGGCCGCGGTCCCGGCTCAGCCGGGCGGCCAGCTCGACGGGCTGGTTGCTGCCGCCGCCCGCCGCCAGGTACACCTGGTCCACGCCGTGCCCGCCGGTGAGTTCGGCGACCGCCCCCTCCACGGCCGCGGAGCCGGGATCGCCGCACGCCGCCGCGCCCAGCCGCTCGGCCAGCTCGCAGCGCGCCGGGTCGGGATCGGCTCCGACGACGCGCACCCCGGACGCCGTCAGCAACTGCACCACCAGCTGCCCGATCAGCCCGAGCCCGACGACCAGCGCCACCTCGCCGAGCCGCGACTCGCCCTGGCGCACGCCCTGCAACGCGATCGACCCGACGGTGCCGAACGCCGCGTGCCGGGGCGCGAGCCCGTCCGGCACCGGGGCGTACAGGTTCTTCGGCACCCAGTTCAGCTCGGCGTGCAGCGCGTGCTCGTTGCCGGCGCAGGCCACCAGGTCGCCGGCCTTCACGTCGTCGACGCCGGCGCCGACCTGCTCGACCACCCCGCACAGCGAGTAGCCCAGCGGCGTGTAGGAGTCCAGCTTGCCCATCACCTTGCGGTAGGTGGCGGGCACCCCGTTGGCGGCGACGCTCTGCACGACCTTGGCCACCTGGTCGGGCCGGGAGCGGGCCTTGCCCACCATCGACATGCCCGCCTCGGACACCTTCATCAGCTCGGTGCCCGTCGAGATCAGCGAGAAGGCGCTCCGGACCAGCACACCGCCCGGCTTGCACCCCGGCTCGGGCACGTCGAGCAGGGCCAGCTCGCCGCTCTTGTAGTTCTGCACAACCTGTTTCACCCGAAGTCCTCTTGTCTCTACGCCGTCAGGGTGCGGTCCGGGCCGACCCGGAGGTCGCGCCGCGGTACCAGTACTCGAGGGTCAGCACATGCCACAGATGCTTGGAGTGGTCCCGGTGTCCGGCGGCGTCCTCGGCGACGAGCCGCTGAAGCGCCTCACGGCGCAGGAACCCGGAGCGGACGAGCACGCCGTCGTTGACGACCTCCCGCACCAGCGGCGCCAGATCACGGCTCATCCAGGCCCGCAGCGGGGCGCTGAACAGGCCCTTGGGCCGGTACACGATCTCCCGCGGCAGGATCGAGCAGGCCGCCTCCTTCAGGACCGCCTTGCCCTGCCGCCCGGCGATCTTGCGGTCGCCGGGCACCGCGAACGCCGCCCGCACCACGTCGACGTCCACGTACGGCACCCGCACCTCCGTCGACGCGGCCATGCTCGACCGGTCGGTGTAGGCGAGGTTCAGGCCCGGCAGGAACATCCGGGAGTCGCCCAGGCACATGCGGTTGACGAAGTCGTCCAGTTCGTTGTCGAGGTAGACGTCCGCGTGCTCGGTGAGCACGTCGTCGACCGTCCCGGCCAGGTCCGGGTCGATCAGGCCGATCAGCTCGTCCCGGTCGTACATGGTGTAGCTGCGCCGGAACGCCGCCTCCTCCGGCAGGTCGGCGAAGGACAGGAACCGCTTGGCGAAGCGCACCGACCGGTACCCGCGGCGGGCCGAGGCGACCGGCAGCCGGTCCACCGCCGCGGACAGGCCGCGCCGCAGCGGCCGCGGGACGCGCCGGTAGCGCACCGCCAGCAGGTTGGCCAGGTGCTTGCGGTACCCGGCGAACAGCTCGTCGGCGCCCATCCCCGACAGCATCACCTTCACCCCGGCCTCCCGGGCGGCCGAACAGATCAGGAACGTGTTGATCGCGGCCGGGTCGCCGATCGGCTCGTCCAGGTGGTACGTCATCCGCGGCAGCAGGTCGAGGACGTCCGGGGCGATCTCGATCTCGTGCAGGTCGACGCCGAACCGCTCGGCCACCTGCCGGGCGTAGCGCAGGTCGTCCGGCATCGCCTCGAAGCGGGCGTCCTCGGCGCGGAACCCGATCGTGTAGGCGGAGATCCCGGGCCGGTCGCGGGCCGCCAGCGCGGTCAGATAGCTGGAGTCGAGACCGCCCGACAGGAACGTCGCCACGGGAACGTCGGAGAGCAGGTGGCGCCGCGTCGACTCCTCGACGACGGCCGCGATGTCCGGCCGCTCACCGGCGCGGGCGCGCTCCGCGCCCTCGGCCGCGACGTCGCGCAGGTTCCAGAACCGGCCGCGCTCCACCCGGCCGTCGGGCCGGCACCGCAGCCAGGTCCCCGGCGGCAGCTTCTCCGCCTCGCGCAGCGCGCACCGCGAGTCGGGCACCCAGTAGTACAGCAGCGACGCCACCAGCGCCGCGTGGTCCACCTCCAGCGAGCCGCCGGTCACGGCGGCCAGCGCCTTCAGCTCGGACGCGAACACCAGCCCCTCGCCGCGCCGGACCAGGAAAAGCGGCTTGATGCCGAGCTGGTCGCGGACGAGGACCAGCTCGCCCGTGCGCTCGTCGAAGACGCCGAACGCGAACATGCCGCGCAGCCGGGGGAGGCAGTCCGTGCCCCAGCGCCGCCAGGCCTCCAGCAGCACCTCGGTGTCGGAGGTGCCGCGGAAGCGCACCCCGGCGGCCGCCAGCTCCTTGCGCAGCTCGGGCGCGTTGTACAGCTCGCCGTTGTACGTCAGGACGAGGCCGTCCGAGACCATCGGCTGGGCGCCCGTCGCGGACAGGTCGACGATGGCCAGCCGTCGGTGCCCGAGCTGCACCTCGCCGTCGCCGAGGGAGTGGCCGTAACGGCCCGCCCCGTCCGGGCCTCGGTGGGCGAGGGTCTCGGTGAGCCGGTCCGTCACGGCCTTCCCGTCCGGCCACCGGTATGTGCCTGCGATGCCACACATGTGCTACCGCGCCTCCTGGTCGCTGTCCGGGACCCGGGCCGCCCACGTCGGCGACCGCTCCGTCCCCCGCCGTCCCTCGCCCACCGCCTGGACGGCGGGGGAGACACCCCCGCCGCTCTGCCGTGTCGGCCGCTCGCCGTGGCCGCGCAGCGCGGTGTGCGGCCCGTTCCACAGCGTGCCGTCGGTCCGGTCCCGCGGGTCGGGGTCGATCAGCACCACCCCGGCCACCGCGACGCGCTGGTCCGCGAGCTGCCGTGCCACGGTGTGCAGCCACGCGGCGCTGCCGTGCCCGGCCCGCACGACGAGCACGGTCCGCGTGCCGAGGTGGCGCAGGTCGGTCCACGCCGTGCCCGGCGTCACGGAGCCCACGCCCAGCCGGCGTTCCTCGGGCGGCAGGGCCGCGGCCCGCTCGCCGCCGACCACCGCCGGGTCGCCCGGCTTCGGGCGGCGGCCGGAGAGCTGCGGGCCGGGCAGCCCGTCGACGACGGTCACCGGCCCGTCCGCCGCCAGCGCCCCGGCGAGAGCGAGCGCGATCACGCCCGTCTCGCGCGCACAGCCCAGTTCCAGCAGCGACACGGGCTCCGCGGAGCCGCGCACGATGCGGGTCAGGGACGTGACGAGCCGTTCGCGCGCCGCCCCGGCCCGGCGGCGCCGCCACCGCCCGCCCAGCCGGTGGGGCAGCTCGGCGATCACCGAGGCGCCCAGGTTCGCGGCGATGTCCCGGCGCAGTACCGGGCGGTCCGCCACGACCGCGCCGACCGCGGCCGCCGCGAGCCCGAGGAAGAGCCCGAGGAACAGCCCGATCGCGGCGTCCGCGGCGGCGGTCCTGGGCAGCGAGGTGTGCACCGCGAACGGGGCGTCCACGATCTGCGTGCCGACGACGAGCCGCGGGGCGCCGATGCCGGCCTCCCCGGCGCGCTGGCTGAAGTCGGTGATCTGCGAGGTGAGTTCGGCCCGGCGGGCGTACAGGGACTCCAGGTCCGCCGACGACTCCGGCCCGCTCTGCCCCGTTCCGTCCCCGATCGCCTTGTTGACCTGGGCCAGTTGTGCCTTCAGCTGGTCGCGCTGGTCGAGCAGGGCCTTCGACTCGGCCTTCGAGGACTCCCGGATCCGCTGCACGTGGTCCGCGACGAACGCGTCGGCCAACGCCTGGGCACGGGCCACCGCTTCCGCGTCGCTGTCGCCGGTCACGGTGATCTGCAGCACGTTGTTGGTCAGCCCCGTCCCGCTGTAGTCCCGCATGAAGTCCTCTGCCTTCTCCGGGGACTTGAGGGCCTTCAGTGCCTGCCCGGCGATCCGCGTGGTCTGCAACAGGGCCACGTCGGTGCGGATCAGCGTGCCGGGGTCGTTCGGCTGGTCCTCCTCGTGCGCGACCAGGATCTTGGTCACCGCGGTCGGCGGCCGCGGCATCAGCAGACCCGCCGCCGCGCCGGCGAGCAGCCCCAGCAGCGCGAGCGACGACCACAGACGGCGCCGTCTGCGCACCGCCGCCACCAGCACCTGCAGATCCAGCAGCGGCGTGGCGGCCGACGACTGCGCGGTCGTACTCGTCGTCACCCTGTGACTCCCGTCGCTTCGTCCCGTTCGCCGTCGAGGCTCTCCAGCGCAGGCGCGGCGGCCCCCCGCGAGCGGCCGGCCGGCCGCACCGCGCGCACCGGACCGGCCAGGACGACCCCGACGACGGCGTGCTTGGCGTCCGCACACGCCTCGGCGAGGCCGGCGAGTTCCGCCGCCGTCCAGTGGCCGGCGCTCACCACGACGAGGGCCCCGGCCTCATGGCCGCGGTCCGGCACCATCGGCCGGGACACCGGGACCGCGACCGCGCGCAGCCCCGGGTCCTTCCCGGCCTCCGCGACGAGCTGCCCGGCGGCCCGGCGCGCGATCTCGTCACCGTCGGGGAAGACGGCCAGCAGCCGCTGCGGGGCCGGCAACCGCTCCCGCAGGCGCGAGCACACCCGCCGGTAGCGGATCCGCCGGCTGGCCTCGTCGCCGGACGTCTGCGGAGCCGGGATGTCCCACCGGACGTCCGTGCCCAGCAGCCTGCGCAGCAGCACCGCCGGACCACGGCCCGGCGTCCGGAGCGCGCCCCGCTCGACGGGGACGTCGACCGTGCCCAGCAGCGCCGAGCCCAGCGCCGCGGTGATCTCCGCCTCGCCGCGCAGCCGGCGGCTCATCCGCGCGGCGGTGAGATGGCCGAGCACCGCGACCAGGAAGAACAGCAGCGCCCCGCCCGCGACGAGCTGCGTCCTCGTCGGGGGCGCCTCGCCCGCCGGCCGGGCCGCCGCCCCCATGACGACCATGTTCTTCGCCTCGTCGTCGGCCGGGTCGGCCTGCTTGATGGTGGTGATGGCCTCCCGCAGCGCGGTGCGCAGCTTCTCCAGCTCGGTGCGGGTCTGCACGCTCTCCACGGTGTCGCCGGGATCGGTCGAGTCGGCCAGCTCGCTGATGCGCCGGCTGGTGTCGCGCACCGACTTCTGGAGCGCGGCCAGCTCCTCCGCCGCCCCCGGATCGGCGGTGTCCTTCGCGATCCGGGTGGCGTACGAGACGAACTCCCCGGCCACCTGGTCGGAGAGCCGCTGCGCACGCTCCGGGGACTCGGCCGTGCCGGAGATCTTGATGATGTTGCCGTCGGTGGCCTTGGCGCCCACCCGGTCCCGCAGGTCGCTGCCGCTCACCCCGGCCCAGCCGAGCTTGGCGGCCGCCCGGTCGACCACCACCGAACTGGTCGCCACCTCGGTCTGGGTCAGCAGCTCGCGCTCCTCCCACGTGCCCGGGAGCAGCACCGACGCCGACGTCGTGTAGCGCGGCGGGAACAGCGCGGAGACGCCGTATCCGGCGAGCGCGCCCACCAGGGCGACCAGGGCGAGCAGCCTCAGACGCCGGCGGACGATCCGCCCGATGGTGACCAGACGTATCGTGTCATCGCTCAATGGTGCGGCCTTCCCCTGCCGGGTCCGGGTCCCGGGCCGCCCCCGCGGACCGGTCGCGGACGGCTGCGGCGTAGGCGGCCAGCAGCGCGCGCTGGGAGTTCCGCCACGACAGCGCGCCGCCGATCCGCTCCTGACCGGTCTTGCCCATCAGGGCCCGCTTCTCCGGATCGTCCAGCAGCACGGAGACCAGCCGGGCGAACTCGCTCTCGTCGTCGGCCGGCGC encodes:
- a CDS encoding bi-domain-containing oxidoreductase gives rise to the protein MKQVVQNYKSGELALLDVPEPGCKPGGVLVRSAFSLISTGTELMKVSEAGMSMVGKARSRPDQVAKVVQSVAANGVPATYRKVMGKLDSYTPLGYSLCGVVEQVGAGVDDVKAGDLVACAGNEHALHAELNWVPKNLYAPVPDGLAPRHAAFGTVGSIALQGVRQGESRLGEVALVVGLGLIGQLVVQLLTASGVRVVGADPDPARCELAERLGAAACGDPGSAAVEGAVAELTGGHGVDQVYLAAGGGSNQPVELAARLSRDRGRVVDIGKCRLDLPWNAYYEKELDVRFSRSYGPGRYDPAYELEGRDYPIGYVRWTERRNLACFLDLAARGRVDVEPLISHVAGFDDAVETYRSLKDGELKAVAVLFEYPGRPGAAAGARAPAVTVPAVVRPGGARPAAARAVRSPVRLAFVGAGNYASSMLLPHLAQREGVELSTVVTTTALSAANAQRKFGFGRATTDLDAVLGDDAVDAVFVVTRHSSHAELTRRALLAGKTVFVEKPLALDEDELAGVLAAVEESGNDRIQVGFNRRFAPLLQEAGKRFGVRTGPASLRYLVNAGRLDHGSWYLRQGTEGSRFAGEGGHFVDTASWLLGADPVSVYAVATPGDEDLQVVLRYPDGSTATISYVTTGASGFPKETLDLVADGKVLRLDDFVRASVHSRKRWVSSRLPKARDKGQSAELAAFVRAVRTGGPMPVPLESLVATTAATLAVRTALAAGAPVTLARPR
- the asnB gene encoding asparagine synthase (glutamine-hydrolyzing), with product MCGIAGTYRWPDGKAVTDRLTETLAHRGPDGAGRYGHSLGDGEVQLGHRRLAIVDLSATGAQPMVSDGLVLTYNGELYNAPELRKELAAAGVRFRGTSDTEVLLEAWRRWGTDCLPRLRGMFAFGVFDERTGELVLVRDQLGIKPLFLVRRGEGLVFASELKALAAVTGGSLEVDHAALVASLLYYWVPDSRCALREAEKLPPGTWLRCRPDGRVERGRFWNLRDVAAEGAERARAGERPDIAAVVEESTRRHLLSDVPVATFLSGGLDSSYLTALAARDRPGISAYTIGFRAEDARFEAMPDDLRYARQVAERFGVDLHEIEIAPDVLDLLPRMTYHLDEPIGDPAAINTFLICSAAREAGVKVMLSGMGADELFAGYRKHLANLLAVRYRRVPRPLRRGLSAAVDRLPVASARRGYRSVRFAKRFLSFADLPEEAAFRRSYTMYDRDELIGLIDPDLAGTVDDVLTEHADVYLDNELDDFVNRMCLGDSRMFLPGLNLAYTDRSSMAASTEVRVPYVDVDVVRAAFAVPGDRKIAGRQGKAVLKEAACSILPREIVYRPKGLFSAPLRAWMSRDLAPLVREVVNDGVLVRSGFLRREALQRLVAEDAAGHRDHSKHLWHVLTLEYWYRGATSGSARTAP
- a CDS encoding Wzz/FepE/Etk N-terminal domain-containing protein — encoded protein: MTTSTTAQSSAATPLLDLQVLVAAVRRRRRLWSSLALLGLLAGAAAGLLMPRPPTAVTKILVAHEEDQPNDPGTLIRTDVALLQTTRIAGQALKALKSPEKAEDFMRDYSGTGLTNNVLQITVTGDSDAEAVARAQALADAFVADHVQRIRESSKAESKALLDQRDQLKAQLAQVNKAIGDGTGQSGPESSADLESLYARRAELTSQITDFSQRAGEAGIGAPRLVVGTQIVDAPFAVHTSLPRTAAADAAIGLFLGLFLGLAAAAVGAVVADRPVLRRDIAANLGASVIAELPHRLGGRWRRRRAGAARERLVTSLTRIVRGSAEPVSLLELGCARETGVIALALAGALAADGPVTVVDGLPGPQLSGRRPKPGDPAVVGGERAAALPPEERRLGVGSVTPGTAWTDLRHLGTRTVLVVRAGHGSAAWLHTVARQLADQRVAVAGVVLIDPDPRDRTDGTLWNGPHTALRGHGERPTRQSGGGVSPAVQAVGEGRRGTERSPTWAARVPDSDQEAR
- a CDS encoding Wzz/FepE/Etk N-terminal domain-containing protein: MSDDTIRLVTIGRIVRRRLRLLALVALVGALAGYGVSALFPPRYTTSASVLLPGTWEERELLTQTEVATSSVVVDRAAAKLGWAGVSGSDLRDRVGAKATDGNIIKISGTAESPERAQRLSDQVAGEFVSYATRIAKDTADPGAAEELAALQKSVRDTSRRISELADSTDPGDTVESVQTRTELEKLRTALREAITTIKQADPADDEAKNMVVMGAAARPAGEAPPTRTQLVAGGALLFFLVAVLGHLTAARMSRRLRGEAEITAALGSALLGTVDVPVERGALRTPGRGPAVLLRRLLGTDVRWDIPAPQTSGDEASRRIRYRRVCSRLRERLPAPQRLLAVFPDGDEIARRAAGQLVAEAGKDPGLRAVAVPVSRPMVPDRGHEAGALVVVSAGHWTAAELAGLAEACADAKHAVVGVVLAGPVRAVRPAGRSRGAAAPALESLDGERDEATGVTG